One part of the Larimichthys crocea isolate SSNF chromosome XIX, L_crocea_2.0, whole genome shotgun sequence genome encodes these proteins:
- the LOC104931467 gene encoding semaphorin-5B gives MVTSGWRAWALFLYGLVLVLCSSVCLSQQPHVTPADCSRKEHPVVSYQALRPWVSEFSHPGVKDFSQLALDLSRNQLVVGARNFIFRLSLSNASLIQATEWSPDEDTKRSCQSKGKSEEECQNYIRVLLISGTTLFTCGTNAFTPVCITRQVGNVSRVLDTVNGVARCPYDPRHNSTAMVTERGELYAATVIDFSGRDPVIYRSLGNMPPLRTAQYNSKWLNEPHFVSVYEIGRFAYFFLRETAVENDCGKMVFSRVARVCKNDMGGRFLLEDTWTTFMKARLNCSRSGEIPFYYNELQSTFYLPEQDLIYGIFTTNVNSISASAVCAFNLSSITQAFNGPFRYQENPRTAWLSTPNPIPNFQCGTLEEGGPGENLTERSLQDAQRLFLMNDVVQPVTVNPLLTQDNLRFSKMVVDIVQGRDTLYHVMYIGTEYGTILKALSTTNKSLQGCYLEELRILPERHIGPIRSLRILHSDRSLFVGLNDRLVKIPLERCSSYPTERHCMEARDPYCGWDLKQKRCTTIEESSNMNQWTQNITECPVRNLTQDGGFGPWAPWQPCNHDDGEGSVSSCACRSRSCDGPVARCGGVQCKGSTIQVANCSRNGGWTPWSSWGQCSSSCGIGFEVRQRSCNNPSPRHGGRICVGQGREERLCNEKKPCPLPVLWTAWEPWAHCSAECGGGVHSRTRSCENGNSCPGCSTEYKACNLEACPEVRRNTPWTPWMPVNVSHDGSRQEQRFRYTCRALLPDPQQLQMGKKKLETRFCPNDGSGACQTDSLVEDLVKTSGRTLSQPQGVRWGSWETWSSCSQQCSRGFRTRKRSCSTAEGRTNPSACVGSPVEYQDCNNQPCPVSGAWSCWSSWSQCSASCGGGHYQRTRTCTNPPPAAGGDICIGLHTEEALCSTHACQGWGEWTDWGDCDEDGLQHRTRHCSEEQEAEANLCQGNITQSRPCQPHEVPVILPGQEDQSCGTFTLFQLVAVGSASFFVAALLSALAYSYCHHLNRPSAESAVIHPSTPNHLTYNKQGNTTPKNEKYIPMEFKTLNKNNLHVNDETCNHFSSPLPSSNMFTATYYPTSLSKYDFHPDSPCRTYMHS, from the exons ATGGTTACGTCAGGGTGGAGGGCGTGGGCGCTCTTCCTCTACGGCCTCGTGCTGGTCCTCTgctcatctgtgtgtctgtcccaGCAGCCTCACGTCACACCAGCAGACTGTAGTAGAAAGGAGCATCCTGTTGTCTCCTACCAAG CGTTAAGGCCGTGGGTGTCAGAGTTCTCCCATCCAGGAGTGAAGGATTTCTCCCAGCTCGCCCTGGACCTGAGCAGAAACCAGCTCGTTGTGGGAGCAAG GAACTTCATCTTCAGACTGAGTTTGAGCAACGCCTCGCTCATACAG GCGACTGAATGGTCGCCCGATGAAGACACGAAGCGCTCGTGTCAGAGCAAGGGCAAGTCTGAG GAGGAGTGTCAGAACTACATCCGAGTTTTGTTGATAAGTGGCACGACGCTCTTCACGTGCGGCACCAACGCTTTCACCCCCGTCTGCATAACCAGGCAG gtCGGTAACGTCAGTCGGGTGCTGGACACGGTGAACGGTGTCGCCCGCTGTCCCTACGACCCGCGCCACAACTCCACCGCCATGGTGACAGAGAGGGGCGAGTTGTACGCCGCCACCGTGATCGACTTCTCCGGGCGCGACCCCGTCATCTACAGAAGCCTGGGCAACATGCCGCCACTGCGCACCGCCCAGTACAACTCCAAATGGCTCAAcg AGCCTCATTTCGTCTCCGTGTACGAGATCGGCCGCTTCGCCTACTTCTTCCTGAGAGAAACCGCGGTGGAGAACGACTGTGGGAAGATGGTGTTCTCCCGCGTGGCGCGGGTCTGCAAGAACGACATGGGCGGACGCTTTCTCCTGGAGGACACGTGGACCACCTTCATGAAGGCGCGACTCAACTGCTCACGCTCGGGAGAAATCCCCTTTTACTACAACGAGCTGCAGAGCACCTTTTACTTACCGGAGCAGGATCTGATCTACGGTATCTTCACCACCAATGT GAACAGCATATCAGCTTCTGCCGTCTGTGCCTTCAACCTGAGCTCCATCACCCAGGCCTTCAACGGACCTTTCCGCTACCAGGAGAATCCCCGCACCGCCTGGCTCTCCACCCCGAACCCCATACCCAATTTTCAG TGTGGCACGCTGGAGGAAGGAGGCCCCGGGGAGAACCTGACAGAGCGCAGCCTCCAGGACGCCCAGCGGCTCTTCCTCATGAACGACGTGGTGCAGCCGGTCACCGTCAACCCTCTGCTCACGCAGGACAACCTGCGCTTCTCCAAGATGGTGGTGGACATCGTGCAGGGCCGAGACACCCTCTATCACGTCATGTACATCGGCACAG AATACGGCACCATCCTCAAGGCTCTCTCCACAACCAATAAAAGCCTTCAAGGCTGCTACCTGGAGGAGCTCAGGATCCTCCCCGAACGGCACATTGGACCAATCAGGAGCCTGCGGATCCTCCACAGTGACAGATCTTTGTTCGTCGGGCTCAATGACAGACTGGTGAAGATCCCGTTAGAGCGCTGCTCCAGCTATCCGACCGAACG TCACTGCATGGAGGCTCGGGACCCGTACTGTGGCTGGGATCTCAAACAGAAGCGCTGCACCACCATCGAGGAGAGCTCGAACATGAACCAGTGGACCCAAAACATCACGGAGTGCcca GTGAGGAACCTGACACAGGATGGTGGTTTCGGTCCCTGGGCTCCGTGGCAACCTTGCAACCACGATGACGGCGAGGGCTCCGTCAGCAGCTGCGCGTGTCGCTCCCGCTCGTGCGACGGACCCGTGGCCCGATGCGGCGGCGTCCAATGTAAGGGCTCGACTATCCAGGTGGCAAACTGTTCCAG GAACGGCGGCTGGACTCCCTGGTCCTCGTGGGGCCAGTGCAGCAGCAGTTGCGGTATTGGTTTCGAAGTGCGGCAGCGGTCCTGCAACAACCCCTCGCCTCGACACGGCGGTCGAATCTGCGTCGGCCAGGGacgagaggagag GCTGTGCAACGAGAAAAAGCCCTGTCCTCTGCCGGTGTTGTGGACAGCGTGGGAACCCTGGGCGCACTGCAGCGCTGAATGCGGAGGCGGCGTCCACTCCAGGACCAGAAGTTGTGAGAACGGCAACAGCTGTCCTGGATGTTCAACG gAATACAAGGCCTGTAACTTAGAGGCCTGCCCCGAGGTGCGCCGCAACACCCCCTGGACTCCCTGGATGCCGGTCAACGTCAGTCACGACGGGTCAAGGCAAGAGCAGAGGTTCAGGTACACCTGTCGGGCGCTGCTCCCCGACCCCCAGCAGCTCCAGATGGGCAAGAAGAAGCTGGAGACTCGGTTCTGCCCCAATGACGGGTCTGGAGCCTGCCAGACAGACT ctctGGTCGAAGACCTGGTGAAGACCAGCGGACGAACTCTGTCCCAGCCCCAAGGTGTGCGCTGGGGATCGTGGGAAACGTGGTCCAGCTGTTCCCAGCAGTGCTCCAGAGGCTTCCGAACCCGGAAACGTAGCTGCTCGACGGCAGAGGGCAGGACCAATCCGAGCGCCTGTGTCGGATCCCCAGTGGAGTATCAAGACTGTAACAATCAACCCTGTCCAG TGAGCGGAGCCTGGTCTTGCTGGTCCTCCTGGTCCCAGTGCTCAGCCAGCTGCGGGGGCGGACACTACCAACGGACTCGGACGTGCACTAATCCACCCCCTGCTGCCGGAGGAGACATCTGTATAGGCCTGCACACTGAAGAGGCGCTCTGTAGTACACACGCCTGTCAAG GTTGGGGCGAATGGACAGACTGGGGTGACTGCGATGAAGACGGCCTGCAGCATCGCACTCGTCACTGTAGCGAAGAGCAGGAGGCTGAGGCAAACCTCTGCCAGGGCAACATCACCCAGTCGAGGCCATGCCAGCCTCATGAGGTGCCGG TTATTTTACCCGGACAGGAGGACCAGAGCTGTGGAA CCTTCACTTTGTTCCAGTTGGTAGCTGTGGGCTCAGCCAGTTTCTTCGTAGCAGCTTTACTGTCAGCGCTCGCTTACTCCTACTGCCACCACCTGAATCGACCGTCAGCGGAGTCAGCCGTCATCCACCCCAGCACGCCCAACCACCTCACCTACAACAAGCAGGGCAACACCACGCCAAAGAACGAGAAGTACATCCCCATGGAGTTCAAG ACGCTGAACAAGAACAATCTCCACGTGAACGATGAGACGTGCAACCACTTCTCCTCCCCGCTGCCCTCCAGCAACATGTTCACCGCCACCTACTACCCCACCAGCCTGAGCAAGTACGACTTCCACCCAGACTCCCCCTGCAGGACCTACATGCACAGCTGA